The Micromonospora sp. M71_S20 genome has a window encoding:
- a CDS encoding ChaB family protein, with protein MPGREVLPSTLRRSPKKAQRTWEKTHDSAVETYGEGERAHRTAFAAVKHEFEKVGDHWEPKGRKGPSDRQAAGGGPERRAPTAGGVDANATKDHLMKVARKLDVPGRSTMTKPELVKAIEKANNRQTAKARGR; from the coding sequence CAGCACGCTGCGACGCTCCCCCAAGAAGGCGCAGCGCACCTGGGAGAAGACGCACGACTCGGCCGTGGAGACGTACGGCGAGGGGGAGCGGGCGCACCGCACCGCCTTCGCCGCCGTCAAGCACGAGTTCGAGAAGGTGGGCGACCACTGGGAGCCCAAGGGCCGCAAGGGGCCGAGCGACCGCCAGGCGGCCGGCGGCGGGCCGGAACGCCGGGCGCCGACGGCCGGCGGGGTGGACGCCAACGCCACCAAGGACCACCTGATGAAGGTGGCCCGCAAGCTGGACGTGCCCGGTCGTTCGACCATGACGAAGCCGGAACTGGTCAAGGCCATCGAGAAGGCGAACAACCGCCAGACCGCCAAGGCCCGAGGCCGCTGA
- a CDS encoding aldehyde dehydrogenase — protein MYTVAQLIGGVWGAGGAGGELVVHDPADGSPVSSAPAATADEVGKAVEATRGVATEWAATAPAERAAALHRAADAVAAAADDLARATTAEMGKPLADARGGVEAGIGTLRQYAELAPVRGGRTLHGATHALDFMTPQPRGVVAAITPWNDPVAVSCGLLGAALVTGNVVLHKPSERAPATGWLLAKALDSALPPGVLSLLTGGPEVGAALAAQEVDVVAHVGSTATGRAIAAAAARTGAKVLLENGGSDPLVVDGDVDPVWAAGQAALGAFANAGQICVAVERIYVHRDVAEDFAQALVERATQLRTGPGGDPRTELGPLVDRRHRDHVHGQVTAAVAEGARIRTGGTLPDGPGAFYPATVLTDCRHDMTVVREETFGPVAAIVAVDSFSEALRCAADSPYGLAATVLTGSMSHAQRAWRELPVGTVKVNAVFGGAPGGAAHPRRGSGHGFGYGPELLDEFTATKAVHIEAPGGGHW, from the coding sequence ATGTACACGGTTGCGCAGCTCATAGGCGGAGTGTGGGGCGCGGGCGGCGCGGGTGGCGAGTTGGTCGTACACGATCCGGCCGACGGCTCCCCGGTCAGCTCGGCGCCAGCGGCGACGGCCGACGAGGTCGGCAAGGCGGTGGAGGCGACGCGCGGCGTCGCCACGGAGTGGGCGGCGACCGCCCCCGCGGAACGGGCGGCGGCGCTGCACCGGGCGGCGGACGCCGTGGCGGCGGCGGCCGACGACCTGGCCCGGGCGACGACCGCCGAGATGGGCAAACCCCTGGCGGACGCCCGGGGCGGTGTGGAGGCGGGGATCGGCACGCTGCGACAGTACGCGGAACTCGCCCCCGTGCGCGGCGGGCGGACCCTGCACGGCGCCACCCACGCCCTCGACTTCATGACGCCGCAGCCGCGCGGGGTGGTCGCCGCGATCACCCCCTGGAACGACCCGGTTGCGGTGTCCTGCGGGCTGCTCGGCGCGGCCCTGGTCACCGGCAACGTGGTGCTGCACAAGCCGAGCGAGCGCGCTCCGGCGACCGGCTGGCTGCTGGCCAAGGCGCTCGACTCCGCGCTGCCGCCCGGGGTGCTGTCGCTGCTGACCGGAGGCCCGGAGGTCGGCGCCGCGCTGGCCGCGCAGGAGGTGGACGTCGTCGCCCACGTCGGCTCCACCGCCACCGGGCGGGCCATCGCGGCCGCGGCGGCGCGGACCGGGGCGAAGGTGCTGCTGGAGAACGGCGGCAGCGACCCGCTCGTCGTGGACGGCGACGTCGACCCGGTGTGGGCGGCCGGGCAGGCGGCTCTCGGCGCGTTCGCCAACGCGGGGCAGATCTGCGTCGCGGTGGAGCGGATCTACGTGCACCGGGACGTCGCGGAGGACTTCGCCCAGGCGCTGGTGGAGCGCGCCACGCAGTTGCGGACGGGTCCGGGCGGCGACCCGCGTACCGAGCTGGGGCCGCTGGTGGACCGGCGGCACCGCGACCACGTGCACGGGCAGGTGACCGCGGCGGTGGCCGAGGGCGCGCGGATCCGCACCGGCGGCACGCTGCCCGACGGACCGGGGGCGTTCTACCCGGCGACCGTGCTGACCGACTGCCGGCACGACATGACGGTGGTACGCGAGGAGACGTTCGGGCCGGTCGCCGCGATCGTCGCCGTCGACTCGTTCTCGGAGGCGCTGCGGTGCGCCGCGGACTCCCCGTACGGGCTGGCCGCGACGGTGCTGACCGGATCGATGAGCCACGCCCAGCGCGCCTGGCGGGAACTGCCGGTGGGCACCGTGAAGGTCAACGCGGTGTTCGGCGGGGCGCCCGGCGGTGCCGCACACCCGCGCCGGGGCAGCGGGCACGGCTTCGGCTACGGACCGGAGCTGCTGGACGAGTTCACCGCCACGAAGGCGGTGCACATCGAGGCGCCCGGCGGCGGCCACTGGTGA
- a CDS encoding NAD(P)/FAD-dependent oxidoreductase, with translation MSSPGAESADAVIVGAGHNGLVAANLLADAGWDVLVLEATATPGGAVRSAEVTAPGYLSDLYSSFYPLGYASPVLRGLGLERYGLRWRHSPDVLAHLMPDGRAAVLNRDPEATAASLEAFAPGDGKRWLHAYDDWRQVAEPMLETITTPFPPVRGGLTLLRRLRVSGALRLARRLVVPVRKLGDELFEGEGGPVLLAGCALHTDLSPEEAGSGVYGWLLAMLGQQVGWPVPDGGAQKITDALVARLTERGGRILYGATVDRVLTARGRAMGVRTVGGALWRARRAVLADVPAPALYLDLVGAAVLPPRLVEDLAHFRWDGSTLKVDWALSAPVPWTNRAVATAGTVHLGADLDGLTSYAAALARKEIPRDPFLLLGQMSVADPSHSPPGTESLWSYTHLPFRRQWRAEEIAAHVERMEQVLEEAAPGFRSLIVGRHVAGPADLEAGDPSLVGGALGGGTAAAYQQLFLRPIPGLGRADTPVDRLFLASASAHPGGGVHGAPGANAARAALARDRALTGPLYAAGIDAAHRAVYR, from the coding sequence ATGAGTTCGCCCGGCGCGGAGAGCGCGGACGCCGTCATCGTGGGAGCAGGCCACAACGGCCTGGTCGCCGCCAATCTCCTGGCCGACGCCGGCTGGGACGTGCTGGTGCTGGAGGCCACGGCCACGCCGGGCGGGGCGGTGCGCTCCGCCGAGGTGACGGCCCCCGGCTACCTGAGCGACCTCTACAGCTCCTTCTATCCCCTCGGCTACGCGTCGCCGGTGCTGCGCGGGTTGGGGCTCGAACGGTACGGGCTGCGCTGGCGGCACTCCCCGGACGTGCTGGCCCACCTGATGCCCGACGGCCGGGCGGCGGTGCTCAACCGCGACCCGGAGGCCACCGCGGCCTCGCTGGAGGCGTTCGCGCCGGGCGACGGCAAGCGCTGGCTGCACGCGTACGACGACTGGCGCCAGGTGGCCGAGCCGATGCTGGAGACCATCACCACGCCGTTCCCGCCGGTGCGCGGGGGCCTGACCCTGCTGCGCCGCCTGCGGGTGTCGGGGGCGTTGCGGCTGGCCCGGCGGCTGGTGGTGCCGGTACGCAAGCTCGGCGACGAACTCTTCGAGGGCGAGGGAGGCCCGGTGCTGCTGGCCGGCTGCGCCCTGCACACCGACCTGTCGCCCGAGGAGGCCGGTTCGGGCGTGTACGGCTGGCTGCTCGCCATGCTCGGCCAGCAGGTCGGCTGGCCGGTGCCCGACGGCGGCGCACAGAAGATTACCGACGCGCTGGTGGCCCGGCTGACCGAGCGCGGCGGCCGGATCCTCTACGGCGCCACAGTCGACCGGGTGCTGACCGCGCGCGGCCGGGCGATGGGCGTGCGTACCGTCGGCGGCGCCCTCTGGCGGGCCCGCCGCGCGGTGCTCGCCGACGTCCCCGCGCCCGCCCTCTACCTGGACCTGGTCGGCGCGGCGGTGCTGCCGCCCCGGCTGGTGGAGGATCTGGCGCACTTCCGCTGGGACGGCTCGACGCTCAAGGTGGACTGGGCGCTGTCGGCCCCCGTGCCATGGACCAACCGGGCGGTCGCCACCGCCGGCACCGTGCACCTGGGCGCGGACCTGGACGGCCTCACCAGCTACGCCGCCGCGCTGGCCCGTAAGGAGATCCCCCGCGACCCGTTCCTGCTGCTGGGGCAGATGTCGGTGGCCGACCCGAGCCACTCGCCGCCGGGCACCGAGTCGCTCTGGTCGTACACCCACCTGCCGTTCCGCCGGCAGTGGCGGGCCGAGGAGATCGCCGCGCACGTCGAGCGGATGGAGCAGGTGCTGGAGGAGGCCGCGCCGGGCTTCCGCAGCCTGATCGTGGGACGGCACGTGGCCGGGCCGGCCGACCTGGAGGCGGGCGACCCGAGCCTCGTCGGCGGCGCGCTCGGCGGCGGCACCGCCGCCGCGTACCAGCAGCTGTTCCTGCGCCCGATCCCCGGCCTGGGCCGCGCGGACACCCCGGTCGACCGGCTGTTCCTGGCCAGCGCGTCGGCGCACCCGGGCGGCGGGGTGCACGGCGCGCCCGGCGCGAACGCCGCCCGCGCCGCCCTGGCCCGCGACCGCGCCCTCACCGGCCCGCTGTACGCGGCCGGGATCGACGCCGCGCACCGCGCGGTCTACCGCTGA